The following proteins are encoded in a genomic region of Laspinema palackyanum D2c:
- a CDS encoding pentapeptide repeat-containing protein, giving the protein MAQCPVCQATYVEGEVKNCSTCGWDLTPYPLTLGRIPDSFLRKERAQLSWARNHWRSQSQSKPIDSEQVTQTQMQLSQLKTQLELSNQERDQLQSLFEQTEEAYWQLHSKLETTHAELETAKKDREQAQSQLEDAKKAQQSLKSQLETSQIKLEEFTQECAQYKSQIHEAAKAYWRLQDRLEQEEKERDRIQSELTKAQSDSKLHKARTTQLQRQIEELEKTLQQTAHSHSSDGETVLELQNQLQQAATAYWQLQSQLTDTQSELHHYKNNGGRVSHEERSQLQTQLQTNAAKSSELETKLSLIQTELGEERQERRISESRTAWLLDERNQLQTQLEQANEERVLLQTQLSQTQWQLEVANQENSRLLSATYNSQFTRNTGLGQNMKNAMSVAFVLLSLSPFLLLFHPRVSDPLLRFALRKGYLTTATHKNLSQINLAGAQLDDSNFSSSTLNNADLAEISLINANLQQTNLNGASLQSANLKYANLTDASLDWANLTNANLEFANLSGANLVRANLSGANLRGANLLNTQIDINTTRIDSEDLLNWKIVNWPRRNRQLAGLNLGGFNLNNASLIDANLQRTNLQKVNLINADLRGAKLMGADLTGANLSAAKLTNADITGATVIGITTDNLTVCPNGRSGPCQF; this is encoded by the coding sequence GTGGCACAGTGTCCAGTTTGTCAAGCAACTTATGTTGAGGGCGAGGTCAAAAATTGCTCGACCTGTGGTTGGGATTTGACGCCATACCCCTTGACCTTGGGACGAATCCCGGATAGTTTTTTGCGGAAAGAACGAGCACAACTGAGTTGGGCCCGCAACCATTGGCGATCGCAGTCTCAGTCTAAACCCATTGATTCTGAGCAAGTCACTCAGACTCAAATGCAGTTGTCCCAACTCAAAACCCAGCTAGAACTCTCCAATCAGGAACGAGATCAGCTCCAATCCCTGTTTGAGCAAACCGAAGAAGCCTATTGGCAACTGCATAGCAAACTAGAAACCACCCACGCTGAACTAGAAACCGCCAAAAAAGACCGAGAACAGGCCCAGTCCCAGCTAGAAGACGCCAAAAAAGCCCAGCAATCCCTGAAATCTCAACTCGAAACCAGCCAGATTAAACTGGAAGAATTTACCCAGGAATGTGCTCAATATAAGTCGCAAATTCACGAAGCGGCTAAAGCTTATTGGCGCTTGCAAGACCGTTTAGAACAGGAAGAAAAAGAGCGCGATCGCATCCAAAGCGAACTCACCAAAGCCCAGTCCGACAGCAAACTGCATAAAGCCCGGACCACTCAACTCCAGCGTCAGATTGAAGAACTCGAAAAAACATTACAACAAACCGCTCACTCCCATTCCAGCGATGGAGAAACAGTCCTAGAATTGCAAAACCAACTCCAACAAGCAGCCACCGCCTACTGGCAATTGCAAAGCCAACTCACCGATACTCAATCGGAACTCCATCACTACAAAAACAATGGAGGCCGGGTCTCCCATGAGGAGCGCTCTCAACTCCAAACCCAACTCCAAACCAACGCCGCCAAATCCTCAGAACTCGAAACCAAACTCTCCCTAATCCAAACCGAACTCGGCGAAGAACGGCAAGAACGCCGCATCAGCGAATCCCGAACCGCTTGGTTACTCGATGAGCGCAATCAACTCCAAACTCAACTGGAACAAGCCAATGAGGAGCGGGTTCTGCTGCAAACCCAACTCTCCCAAACCCAATGGCAACTCGAAGTCGCCAACCAAGAAAATAGCCGCTTACTTTCAGCCACTTACAACTCCCAATTCACCCGAAATACCGGCCTTGGACAAAACATGAAAAACGCCATGAGCGTTGCCTTTGTCCTGCTCTCTTTAAGCCCATTTTTATTACTCTTTCATCCCCGAGTCTCTGACCCCTTGTTAAGATTTGCCTTACGCAAAGGATATCTGACCACCGCCACCCACAAAAATTTAAGTCAAATCAACTTAGCCGGAGCTCAATTAGATGACAGCAACTTCAGCAGTTCAACCTTAAATAACGCCGACTTAGCCGAAATTAGTTTAATCAACGCTAACCTCCAACAGACCAATCTGAATGGAGCAAGTCTGCAATCGGCTAACCTCAAATATGCCAACTTAACCGACGCCAGTTTAGACTGGGCCAACCTCACCAATGCCAACCTCGAATTCGCCAACTTAAGCGGAGCCAATTTAGTTCGAGCCAACTTAAGCGGAGCCAATCTTCGGGGTGCGAATTTACTGAATACTCAAATTGATATTAATACCACCCGCATTGATTCCGAAGATTTACTCAATTGGAAAATCGTCAATTGGCCCCGACGAAACCGACAACTAGCCGGATTAAACTTGGGTGGATTTAACTTAAACAATGCCAGTTTAATCGACGCCAATCTGCAACGAACCAACCTGCAAAAAGTTAACCTAATCAATGCCGACTTGCGCGGAGCCAAATTAATGGGAGCAGACTTAACCGGAGCCAATTTATCCGCAGCAAAGCTAACCAATGCCGATATCACCGGAGCAACAGTCATCGGAATTACCACCGATAACCTCACAGTTTGTCCCAATGGCAGAAGTGGGCCTTGTCAATTTTAA
- a CDS encoding methyltransferase domain-containing protein: protein MTLIFGLTLTLFIVSLILYLSSARKYQSPDSVANSYDEWTQDGILEYYWGEHIHLGHYGSPPESKDFLQAKEDFVHEMVRWGGLDKLPPGTTVLDVGCGIGGSSRLLAKDYGFSVTGITISPEQVKRAQELTPPNLDAKFALDDALALSFSDRSFDVVWSIEAGPHMPDKAQFAQELLRVLKPGGILVVADWNQRDDRQTPLNFWERPVMQQLLEQWSHPAFSSIEGFSELLESTGLVAAEVTTDDWTKQTLPSWIDTIWQGIIRPQGWMQFGVSGFIKSVREVPTILLMRLAFGTGLCRFGMFRAIRSPGEPASEHQVAATVPGSTPMGDKSPA from the coding sequence ATGACTTTAATTTTTGGACTAACGCTCACCCTATTTATTGTTAGCCTTATTCTGTATCTCAGCAGCGCCCGCAAATATCAATCTCCCGATTCTGTCGCCAATTCTTATGACGAATGGACTCAAGACGGGATTTTAGAATATTACTGGGGAGAACATATTCATCTCGGGCATTATGGTTCTCCCCCAGAATCCAAAGATTTTCTCCAAGCCAAAGAAGACTTTGTACATGAAATGGTGCGTTGGGGAGGATTGGATAAATTACCCCCAGGAACGACAGTTTTAGATGTGGGTTGCGGCATTGGCGGAAGCAGTCGCCTCTTAGCGAAAGACTATGGGTTTTCAGTTACGGGTATTACCATTAGTCCTGAACAAGTCAAGCGGGCACAAGAACTGACCCCCCCGAATTTAGATGCTAAATTCGCCCTAGATGATGCCCTCGCTTTATCCTTTAGCGATCGCAGTTTTGATGTCGTTTGGTCCATTGAAGCCGGACCGCATATGCCAGATAAAGCACAATTTGCTCAAGAATTATTGCGGGTCCTCAAACCCGGAGGTATCCTAGTCGTTGCCGACTGGAATCAACGGGACGATCGCCAAACTCCTCTCAATTTCTGGGAACGCCCGGTGATGCAGCAACTCCTCGAACAATGGTCTCATCCCGCTTTTTCCAGCATTGAAGGCTTTTCTGAACTGTTAGAATCCACCGGATTAGTAGCCGCAGAAGTCACCACCGATGACTGGACCAAACAAACCCTCCCCTCCTGGATTGATACCATTTGGCAAGGCATCATTCGACCTCAAGGATGGATGCAATTTGGAGTATCTGGATTTATTAAATCTGTGCGGGAAGTTCCCACAATTCTGTTAATGCGTCTAGCCTTTGGCACGGGACTCTGCCGCTTTGGAATGTTCCGCGCCATCCGCAGTCCGGGAGAACCCGCTTCTGAACATCAAGTTGCCGCTACAGTACCCGGCTCAACACCGATGGGGGATAAATCCCCAGCCTGA
- a CDS encoding DUF1636 domain-containing protein, producing MTQATLFVCSLCRFSRKEPTQNGLSGGEYLIQQLQSELQAKNLESVIQLQPVRCMAACSDACNATLTAADKITFVLSGLPPTESAPDLATFCQQYTAASEGKVPYKERPDIIRESTAFVLPPFPVPARLSPAI from the coding sequence ATGACCCAAGCTACCCTATTTGTCTGTTCCCTCTGCCGATTTTCCCGTAAAGAACCCACTCAAAACGGGCTATCGGGGGGAGAGTATTTAATTCAGCAATTGCAAAGTGAATTGCAAGCCAAAAACCTGGAATCGGTAATCCAACTTCAGCCGGTGCGCTGTATGGCAGCTTGCAGCGATGCTTGCAATGCTACCCTTACAGCGGCCGATAAAATTACCTTTGTTTTGAGTGGACTGCCTCCAACAGAATCCGCACCTGATTTAGCTACCTTTTGTCAACAATATACCGCCGCTTCTGAGGGAAAAGTTCCCTACAAAGAACGTCCGGACATCATTCGGGAATCCACAGCATTTGTTCTGCCTCCTTTCCCCGTTCCAGCCCGTTTATCCCCGGCAATTTAA